From one Syngnathoides biaculeatus isolate LvHL_M chromosome 12, ASM1980259v1, whole genome shotgun sequence genomic stretch:
- the mrpl2 gene encoding 39S ribosomal protein L2, mitochondrial produces MAVSYLARALRSLSVSQPALLSSQVQLCVRACAPVLLQLGAFRAVLCRGFLTTASLEQNRTRWKQWEKYSVRPMGMKKTGGRDHTGKIRVHGIGGGHKQKYRWIDFQRLRYQEDGEGQPFDEKVVQVRYDPCRSADIALVAGGNRKRWIIATENMQAGDIIKTSPVIGRMAVSANEGDSYPLGALPVGTLVNNLEVQPGKGSEYIRAAGTSGILLRKVNGTAIVQLPSKQQVQVLETCMVTVGRVSNVEHNKRIIGKAGRNRWLGIRPSSGLWQRKGGWAGRKIKPLPPMKSHVNLPSISAN; encoded by the exons ATGGCAGTGTCTTATTTGGCTCGAGCCCTGCGTTCCCTCTCAGTCTCACAGCCTGCCCTGTTGTCATCTCAG GTCCAATTGTGTGTTAGGGCATGTGCTCCAGTGTTATTGCAACTGGGTGCATTCAGGGCAGTGCTGTGCCGTGGCTTCCTCACCACAGCATCTCTGGAGCAGAACAGAACTAGGTGGAAACAGTGGGAGAAGTATTCAGTCAGACCAATGGGGATGAAAAAGACAGGAGGAAGAGATCACACAG GTAAAATCCGAGTACATGGCATCGGCGGAGGCCACAAACAAAAGTATCGCTGGATCGACTTCCAGCGTCTACGCTACCAGGAAGATGGAGAAGGACAGCCATTTGATGAGAAAGTTGTTCAAGTGCGATATGATCCGTGCAG GTCAGCTGACATCGCCCTTGTAGCGGGAGGCAACCGCAAAAGATGGATCATCGCTACAGAGAACATGCAGGCAGGAGACATCATTAAAACATCACCCGTCATTGGACGCATGGCAG TCTCAGCAAATGAGGGTGATTCCTACCCACTGGGAGCACTTCCTGTGGGCACCCTGGTCAACAATCTGGAGGTACAACCAGGGAAAGGGTCAGAGTATATTCGGGctgcag GAACATCTGGTATTCTCCTCCGTAAAGTAAATGGAACAGCCATTGTTCAGCTTCCTTCAAAGCAGCAGGTTCAG GTACTGGAGACCTGCATGGTAACGGTGGGCCGTGTGTCCAATGTGGAGCATAACAAAAGGATCATCGGCAAAGCAGGCCGCAATCGCTGGCTGGGCATTCGGCCGTCGAGTGGGCTATGGCAGAGGAAGGGAGGCTGGGCAGGACGCAAGATTAAACCGTTGCCTCCAATGAAGAGTCACGTCAACTTGCCCTCGATCTCTGCTAACTGA